From Pelmatolapia mariae isolate MD_Pm_ZW linkage group LG1, Pm_UMD_F_2, whole genome shotgun sequence, one genomic window encodes:
- the LOC134624169 gene encoding ATP-binding cassette sub-family C member 12-like codes for MFQKILLIQNPEPYLTQIAGSNSAVVMRNATLSWTKRSQSESPPRAANEVTEHNTDVTSPNENVETLPTLRNISFTLPKGKLLGVCGNVGSGKTSLICSILEQMHLLQGSITADGTFAYVCQQAWIFHGTVRENILMGEPFDQARYDRVVDVCSLRADLSILQYGDQTEIGERGLNLSGGQKQRISLARAVYSNRDIFLLDDPLSAVDAHVGKHIFEECIKKELRGKSIILVTHQLQYLEFCDEILVLDNGTVWESGNHRDLMRANGRYTQLISTYQMEESKTKKKEDGDMALASFIDGQLEEIDLRHCASTGTENPAAVPAGNQLVSQESSTKGAISWRTYRTYSQAVGGYTVSFIILLNMFLLAGSTVFSNWWFSFWMASGDGSSSNTTAVQGEISQNPHLHFYQVIYAATVVVIVVLSIVKSIIYTYFTLKASCKFHDMLFKKIIDSPMSFFDTTPTGRLLNRFSKDQDEVEAVLPLVMDSFLPCSLLVASTIAVISVIFPAMLVVGVIMAAFLAFTVFIFQRSIRHMKNLENISRSPWFSLTTSTLHGLSTIHAYNRRDSLIEEFNILTDINSKYLFMFNAGTRAFVFCLELMAATTTLFVALFVVLSSNDLISPSLKGLAISYSLQLTGMLQYVARLSIEVETKFDSAERLQEYVTNCKSEAPRHVKETQIPQDWPSSGGITFVDYKMRYRENTPIVLNGIDFHIQPGEKLGIVGRTGSGKSSLGVALFRLVEPAAGTILIGGVDIMSIGLQDLRSKLSVIPQDPVLFVGTVRYNLDPFNKYTDEEIWAALEKSYMKDSISKLEGKLEAHVMENGENFSVGQRQLICMARALLRNSKIILLDEATASIDAETDALIQNTIQEAFRNSTMLTIAHRISTVMQADRILVMDNGQLTTRVAELDDPNTLKQKPFSLFSLLLTASNTVNL; via the exons ATGTTTCAGAAAATCTTACTCATCCAGAATCCTGAGCCTTACCTGACGCAGATAGCAGGCAGTAATTCTGCTGTAGTGATGAGAAATGCTACACTTTCATGGACCAAACGCAGCCAGTCAGAGTCACCACCCAGAGCAGCTAATGAGGTGACGGAACACAATACGGACGTGACTTCTCCGAATGAAAATGTTGAGACCTTACCAACCCTCAGAAACATCTCTTTTACACTACCCAAG GGAAAACTGCTTGGTGTTTGTGGGAATGTGGGTAGCGGAAAGACGTCACTgatttgcagcattttggaacag ATGCACCTTCTTCAGGgctccatcacagctgatgggACATTTGCGTACGTTTGCCAGCAGGCCTGGATTTTTCATGGAACTGTTCGAGAAAATATTCTTATGGGGGAACCTTTTGATCAGGCCAG ATATGACAGAGTTGTGGATGTCTGTAGCCTCAGAGCAGACCTAAGCATCCTGCAATATGGTGACCAAACTGAG ATTGGAGAGCGGGGTCTAAATCTGTCAGGGGGACAGAAGCAGAGAATCAGCCTGGCAAGAGCAGTGTATTCCAACAGGGACATTTTCCTCCTTGATGACCCACTATCTGCTGTTGATGCTCATGTGGGGAAACACATTTTTGAAGAATGTATAAAGAAAGAGCTGAGAGGAAAATCCATCATACTGGTTACACATCAGCTCCAG TATTTGGAGTTCTGTGATGAGATCCTGGTTCTGGACAATGGAACGGTATGGGAGTCTGGAAACCACAGGGATCTGATGAGAGCCAATGGACGCTATACTCAGCTCATCAGTACCTACCAGATGGAAGAGTCCAAA ACCAAGAAAAAGGAAGATGGGGACATGGCACTAGCATCATTTATTGATGGCCAGTTGGAAGAGATTGACCTCAGACATTGTGCAAGCACTGGCACTGAGAATCCTG ccgCTGTCCCAGCTGGTAACCAGCTAGTGAGTCAGGAGTCCTCTACAAAAGGTGCCATCTCCTGGAGAACATACCGCACATACTCCCAGGCAGTTGGAG GCTACACAGTTTCCTTCATTATCCTCCTGAATATGTTCTTGTTGGCAGGATCCACAGTCTTCAGCAACTGGTGGTTTAGCTTCTGGATGGCAAGTGGTGATGGG TCATCCAGTAACACAACTGCAGTCCAGGGAGAAATCTCTCAAAATCCACACCTTCACTTCTACCAGGTTATTTATGCTGCAACAGTGGTTGTCATTGTTGTACTTTCCATTGTGAAATCCATAATCTACACTTATTTCACGTTGAAGGCCTCCTGCAAATTCCATGACATGCTGTTCAAAAAG ATTATTGATAGTCCAATGAGTTTCTTTGACACAACTCCAACGGGGCGACTTCTAAATCGTTTCTCTAAAGATCAAGACGAAGTGGAAGCTGTCCTTCCTCTTGTCATGGACTCTTTCTTACCGTGTTCTCTACTCGTCGCATCCACAATTGCTGTCATCTCAGTTATTTTCCCCGCCATGCTTGTAGTTGGAGTTATTATGGCAGCTTTTCTTGCCTTTACTGTCTT TATATTCCAGAGGAGTATACGTCATATGAAGAATCTAGAAAACATCAGTCGCTCTCCATGGTTCTCTCTAACCACCTCAACTTTGCATGGCCTCAGCACCATCCATGCCTATAATAGAAGAGACAGCCTTATAGAAGA GTTCAATATCTTGACTGATATCAACTCCAAATACCTTTTCATGTTTAATGCTGGCACACGTGCATTCGTCTTTTGCCTGGAATTAATGGCTGCTACTACAACGCTGTTTGTGGCTCTCTTTGTAGTGCTCAGCAGTAATGACTTAATCAGTCCATCCTTGAAAGGCCTCGCAATATCCTATTCCTTGCAG ttgaCAGGCATGCTTCAATATGTAGCCAGACTCTCGATAGAAGTGGAAACAAAATTCGACTCAGCGGAACGGCTCCAGGAATATGTCACG aattgtaagTCTGAGGCTCCCAGGCATGTTAAGGAGACTCAGATCCCACAGGACTGGCCTAGCAGTGGGGGCATCACCTTCGTAGACTACAAGATGAGGTACAGAGAGAATACACCAATTGTCCTGAACGGCATTGATTTCCACATTCAACCTGGAGAGAAGCTGGGGATCGTGGGAAGGACTGGCTCTG GAAAATCGTCTTTAGGAGTAGCTCTATTTAGACTTGTGGAGCCTGCAGCAGGAACCATACTGATAGGTGGGGTGGACATCATGTCCATTGGCCTGCAAGACCTGCGTAGCAAATTGTCTGTGATTCCTCAGGACCCTGTGCTATTTGTTGGTACAGTCAG GTACAACTTGGACCCCTTTAATAAATACACTGATGAGGAGATCTGGGCAGCGCTCGAGAAGAGCTACATGAAGGACTCG ATCTCAAAGCTGGAGGGGAAGCTTGAAGCACATGTTATGGAGAATGGCGAAAACTTCTCTGTAGGCCAGAGACAGCTGATCTGTATGGCTAGAGCTTTACTCCGTAACTCCAAG ATCATTCTTTTGGATGAAGCCACTGCCTCCATAGATGCAGAGACAGATGCTCTGATCCAAAACACCATCCAAGAAGCCTTCCGTAATAGCACTATGCTCACAATAGCTCATCGGATCAGCACTGTGATGCAAGCAGATCGTATTCTGGTCATGGACAATGGACAGCTAacaactagg GTGGCAGAGTTGGATGATCCAAATACACTGAAGCAAAAGCCATTCTCTCTGTTCTCATTACTGCTGACTGCTTCAAACACTGTAAATTTGTGA